In Hugenholtzia roseola DSM 9546, the following are encoded in one genomic region:
- a CDS encoding TIGR00341 family protein produces MENLIFRVRTFLNIRDSSDIPKTISEIETNIELKGYNVWILACAALLASIGLDTNSTAVIIGAMLISPLMSPILGVGLSLGIQDREMLIRSVRNLAVATLASLGTSFIYFNITPLGEATPEILARTQPTLLDVAVALFGGIAGIVSGSRKEKTNAIPGVAIATALMPPLCASGFGLATGNWAVFLGAFYLFFINAVFISLSTFVVVKYLRFPVKEYLDKKTENKVTRLLLAFLIVILTPSVYFLYTVYQQTQTQKLIETLVINKLRTNESEVLKWEVYDADSLQQVKIYLSGTNISEAQKQSYDSTLAANGLKKHKVSIFRVNMSREEVAKLSAEVMQNTLKTIEIQTRELAAKVEEKKEEILQQEQNIGELRGEMEALFPDLEHFSMGEVVSSRRDSLLHLDTLTTVIISWKMPQEDPKISRYAQQLKRQEWQAEKAEKNQKLYRFFKQRLNKDTLYLVNEPLPTLK; encoded by the coding sequence ATGGAAAACCTAATCTTTCGCGTGCGCACTTTTTTGAATATTCGTGATAGCTCGGATATTCCCAAAACCATTTCAGAAATAGAAACAAACATAGAGCTAAAAGGCTACAATGTTTGGATTTTAGCCTGCGCCGCGCTTCTTGCTTCCATTGGTTTGGATACCAATTCTACGGCGGTTATCATTGGTGCGATGTTAATTTCGCCGCTGATGTCGCCCATTTTAGGGGTTGGGCTTTCTTTGGGCATACAAGATAGAGAGATGCTCATTCGCTCGGTGCGCAATTTGGCAGTGGCAACCTTGGCAAGTTTGGGAACAAGTTTTATTTATTTCAATATCACGCCTTTGGGCGAGGCTACCCCCGAAATTTTGGCACGCACACAGCCTACGCTTTTAGATGTTGCTGTTGCACTTTTTGGAGGTATTGCAGGTATCGTTTCGGGTTCGCGCAAAGAAAAGACCAACGCCATACCGGGCGTAGCGATAGCAACGGCTTTGATGCCGCCACTTTGTGCGTCGGGGTTTGGCTTGGCAACGGGAAATTGGGCGGTTTTTTTGGGTGCTTTTTATCTCTTTTTTATCAATGCCGTTTTTATTAGTCTTTCTACCTTTGTAGTAGTCAAATATTTGCGCTTTCCTGTAAAAGAATATTTAGACAAAAAAACAGAAAATAAAGTAACACGACTTTTGTTAGCATTTTTAATCGTAATCCTAACGCCAAGCGTCTATTTTCTATACACTGTTTATCAGCAAACACAAACACAAAAGCTAATAGAAACCTTAGTAATCAATAAGTTACGTACCAACGAAAGCGAGGTTTTGAAGTGGGAGGTCTATGACGCTGATAGCCTACAACAGGTAAAGATATACCTTTCGGGAACAAATATTTCCGAAGCCCAAAAACAAAGTTATGATAGTACCTTAGCGGCTAATGGGCTTAAAAAGCACAAAGTTTCTATTTTTAGAGTCAATATGTCGCGCGAGGAAGTGGCAAAATTGAGTGCCGAAGTCATGCAAAATACCCTCAAAACCATCGAGATACAGACGCGCGAATTGGCAGCCAAAGTAGAAGAAAAGAAAGAAGAAATTTTACAACAAGAACAAAACATTGGCGAACTAAGGGGCGAAATGGAAGCCCTCTTTCCCGACCTCGAACATTTTTCTATGGGCGAAGTGGTGAGCAGCCGTCGAGATTCGCTTTTGCACTTAGATACGCTCACTACTGTTATCATTTCTTGGAAAATGCCGCAAGAAGACCCCAAAATCAGCCGCTACGCACAGCAACTCAAAAGGCAGGAATGGCAGGCAGAAAAGGCAGAGAAAAACCAGAAACTATACCGTTTTTTCAAACAAAGACTCAATAAAGATACGCTTTATTTGGTAAATGAGCCATTGCCAACCCTCAAATAA
- the yaaA gene encoding peroxide stress protein YaaA encodes MILLLSPSKTQDFETAHLLEKKQTLPLQKPYFQTEIENLVALLKKFDTAELESLMQISPKLALLNQGRFKTFDPTFERAHQQKPAIFAFQGDVYEGLEARDFSEKELLFAQKHLLILSGLYGILQPLDSIQPYRLEMKTALKGKVKEGESDFTFKNLYEFWGEKLSQRLLALAGEQKIVNLASQEYFKAIQTKSFTKKLKEKVINIHFKEKKGNRYSVVAIFAKKARGRMARFAIQHQIQDPEALKSFQDERYQFLADLSTECDWVFGR; translated from the coding sequence ATGATTTTACTCTTATCGCCTTCCAAGACGCAAGATTTTGAAACGGCACACCTTTTGGAAAAAAAGCAAACCCTGCCTTTGCAGAAGCCTTATTTTCAGACAGAAATCGAAAATTTGGTGGCTTTATTAAAAAAATTCGACACTGCCGAATTGGAATCTTTGATGCAAATTAGCCCCAAATTGGCACTGCTCAATCAGGGACGCTTCAAAACCTTTGACCCTACCTTTGAAAGGGCGCACCAACAGAAACCTGCCATCTTTGCCTTTCAAGGCGATGTCTATGAAGGGTTAGAAGCACGCGATTTTTCGGAAAAAGAATTGCTTTTTGCACAAAAACACCTACTTATTTTGTCGGGTCTGTATGGCATCTTACAACCTTTGGACTCCATACAGCCTTATCGCTTAGAAATGAAAACTGCTTTAAAAGGCAAAGTAAAAGAAGGCGAATCTGATTTTACCTTTAAAAATTTATACGAATTTTGGGGCGAAAAACTTTCCCAGCGTCTTTTGGCGTTGGCAGGTGAGCAAAAGATAGTCAATTTGGCTTCGCAGGAATATTTCAAAGCCATTCAGACAAAAAGTTTTACAAAAAAACTTAAAGAAAAAGTTATCAATATTCACTTTAAAGAAAAAAAGGGCAACCGTTATAGCGTTGTTGCCATTTTTGCCAAAAAAGCCAGAGGGCGCATGGCACGCTTCGCCATTCAGCACCAAATACAAGACCCCGAAGCCCTTAAAAGTTTTCAGGACGAGCGTTATCAATTTTTAGCCGACCTTTCTACCGAGTGCGATTGGGTTTTTGGTAGATAG
- a CDS encoding VWA domain-containing protein, with the protein MGLYELDEAFSRFIEFGKIFDRPTRRYLVQYLHLKLQGVEGDKQQAAALSTQELSAAQARYFQYLNKSLDKIFENDKIIELSKGNERLTGQVIEDIIKWLRDTDKKIQSENPYQEEKDKFDAWSHMPTHLWLEEYPILFQYLSSIYLPQELDLDFYKKKIESLKAETLTYIQSPDYQVQSEKKSPFDILLADFLAQWDALLTAKILAYQFEEIERERELFCQLLYAKVEELMKLLELVAPFAMEAGRYWDMSRDLWENTGFDVLKKYAVLLEKEDSLRELVDMLGKMREAQIETEEEEWKEVVVQKEWVRDPYQKDEINGLRKGNDLSLMLPSEAALLSEALTETLFLKKYADSSLLSFQYEGKKLIKSEKILHHTQQKQKRREKGAFIVCIDTSGSMHGLPAHIAKTLAFGILKMAAQDRRKAFLISFAIGIKTIPLHDIANSLENIVDFLAMSFDGGTDATPALTEALDILSQKAYKDADVLMVSDFVMYDLRQDHIKRIKQEQQRGTAFHSLAISKQGNPAVIEIFDHNWIYDPEEKQVIKQIWEDLQIIRHREL; encoded by the coding sequence ATGGGATTATACGAGTTAGATGAGGCTTTTAGCCGCTTTATAGAGTTTGGGAAAATCTTCGACCGCCCCACACGCCGCTATCTGGTGCAGTATCTACACCTCAAATTGCAAGGCGTAGAAGGCGACAAACAGCAGGCTGCCGCACTTTCTACCCAAGAATTAAGTGCAGCACAGGCGCGTTATTTTCAGTATCTAAATAAATCTTTGGATAAAATTTTTGAAAATGACAAAATTATAGAGCTTTCAAAAGGCAATGAACGCCTCACAGGGCAGGTCATCGAAGACATCATCAAATGGCTACGCGATACCGATAAAAAAATTCAATCCGAAAATCCGTATCAGGAGGAAAAAGACAAATTTGACGCTTGGTCGCACATGCCTACACACCTTTGGTTAGAAGAATATCCTATCTTGTTTCAGTATCTTTCAAGTATTTATTTGCCACAAGAATTAGATTTGGATTTCTACAAAAAAAAGATAGAAAGCCTCAAAGCGGAAACCTTAACCTATATCCAATCGCCTGACTATCAGGTGCAAAGTGAGAAAAAATCACCCTTCGATATCTTGCTTGCCGACTTTTTAGCCCAATGGGACGCATTGCTTACCGCTAAAATTTTAGCCTACCAATTTGAAGAAATTGAGCGCGAAAGAGAGCTTTTTTGTCAGCTTTTATATGCCAAAGTGGAGGAGCTAATGAAACTTTTAGAGCTTGTCGCGCCCTTTGCCATGGAAGCAGGGCGATATTGGGATATGTCGCGCGATTTATGGGAAAATACAGGTTTTGATGTCTTGAAAAAATATGCAGTTTTGCTCGAAAAGGAAGATTCCTTACGTGAGCTTGTCGATATGCTGGGCAAGATGCGCGAGGCACAAATCGAAACCGAAGAAGAGGAGTGGAAAGAAGTTGTGGTGCAGAAAGAATGGGTGCGCGACCCCTATCAGAAAGACGAAATAAACGGTCTGCGCAAAGGAAACGACCTTAGCTTGATGCTGCCCTCCGAAGCCGCTTTGCTTTCCGAAGCCCTTACCGAAACCCTTTTTCTGAAAAAATATGCCGATAGTTCGCTGCTTTCTTTTCAATACGAAGGAAAAAAACTCATCAAAAGCGAAAAAATCTTACATCATACCCAACAAAAACAAAAACGGCGCGAAAAGGGTGCTTTTATCGTCTGCATCGATACCAGCGGCTCGATGCATGGCTTGCCCGCTCATATTGCCAAAACACTCGCCTTTGGTATCCTCAAAATGGCGGCACAAGATAGAAGGAAAGCCTTTTTAATCTCTTTTGCAATAGGTATTAAAACCATTCCCTTACACGATATTGCCAATTCTTTGGAAAATATTGTAGATTTTTTAGCCATGTCCTTCGATGGCGGCACAGACGCTACCCCTGCCCTAACCGAAGCCCTCGACATTCTTTCCCAAAAAGCCTACAAAGATGCTGACGTTTTGATGGTTTCCGATTTTGTGATGTACGACCTGCGCCAAGACCACATCAAGCGCATCAAACAAGAGCAGCAGCGCGGCACCGCCTTTCATAGCCTTGCGATTTCCAAACAAGGCAACCCCGCCGTGATTGAAATTTTTGACCATAATTGGATTTATGACCCCGAAGAAAAGCAGGTCATCAAACAAATTTGGGAAGATTTGCAAATCATTCGCCACCGCGAACTTTAA
- a CDS encoding STAS/SEC14 domain-containing protein yields MEILIEKEGVSLTFEPTQNYMRLLFKGSVSDDDYKAVFNMGLEKSIELNCHRLLLDHRKAGYVSMSARAWLVVKWIPETKRRIPEQTHRKTAILSSSHILHKTGMNYILEAVSKNTSQQTRYFSDEEAALAWLLSE; encoded by the coding sequence ATGGAAATTTTGATAGAAAAAGAAGGCGTTTCGCTTACTTTCGAGCCGACGCAAAACTACATGCGCCTGCTTTTCAAGGGCAGCGTTTCCGACGACGACTACAAAGCCGTCTTTAATATGGGCTTGGAAAAGTCCATCGAGCTAAATTGCCACCGCCTACTCTTAGACCACCGCAAAGCAGGCTACGTGAGCATGTCGGCACGCGCTTGGCTTGTAGTCAAATGGATTCCCGAAACCAAAAGGCGTATCCCCGAACAGACGCATCGAAAGACTGCCATTCTGTCTTCTTCGCATATCCTACACAAAACAGGCATGAACTATATCTTGGAAGCCGTTTCGAAAAATACAAGCCAGCAAACGCGCTATTTTAGCGACGAAGAGGCGGCTTTGGCTTGGCTTTTGAGCGAATAA
- the dinD gene encoding DNA damage-inducible protein D, which translates to MNKLTIEKLRKQFEESAHKDKEEVEFWYARELKALLNYSLWQNFQNVIEKAKVSCANSGQKVADNFKDVQRVQTMWNGGERKVADLQLTRYACYLIAQNADPAKKEVAFAQTYFSLQTRKQELLEQRLKEKERLQERKLLHQTEKQLSRSMLERGLEKDEVRHIRRKGDKELFGGMGSRDLKAQLDVPLHQPLNNFLSSVVLSAKRFAASLTFLNVEHQDLQDKDSISAAHKSSNQAVRETFIAQTQIRPEELPAEEDLSAIRSRLKEEEKVVFKLEIKSKKRK; encoded by the coding sequence ATGAACAAACTTACCATTGAAAAGCTCCGCAAACAGTTTGAAGAATCGGCACACAAAGACAAAGAGGAAGTAGAATTTTGGTATGCTCGCGAATTGAAAGCCTTGCTCAATTATAGCCTTTGGCAAAACTTTCAGAATGTAATTGAAAAAGCAAAGGTTTCCTGTGCTAATAGCGGTCAAAAAGTAGCCGACAACTTCAAAGATGTGCAGCGCGTCCAGACCATGTGGAATGGGGGCGAGCGAAAAGTAGCCGACCTACAACTGACGCGCTACGCCTGTTATCTAATTGCACAAAATGCCGACCCCGCTAAAAAAGAAGTCGCTTTTGCACAGACCTACTTTTCCCTACAAACGCGCAAGCAGGAACTTTTAGAGCAAAGGCTCAAAGAAAAAGAACGCCTCCAAGAGCGCAAACTCCTGCACCAAACCGAAAAGCAATTGAGCCGAAGTATGCTCGAAAGAGGGTTGGAAAAAGACGAAGTGCGCCACATCAGGCGCAAAGGCGACAAAGAACTCTTTGGCGGTATGGGCAGTCGCGACCTCAAAGCCCAGCTCGATGTGCCACTGCATCAGCCCCTTAATAATTTTTTGAGCAGTGTTGTTTTGAGTGCCAAGCGTTTTGCAGCCTCCCTGACCTTCCTCAACGTCGAGCATCAAGACCTACAAGACAAAGACAGCATTTCGGCGGCACACAAAAGCAGTAATCAGGCTGTGCGCGAAACTTTTATCGCCCAGACGCAAATCAGACCCGAAGAACTCCCTGCCGAAGAAGATTTGAGTGCCATTCGAAGCCGCCTCAAAGAAGAGGAAAAAGTGGTCTTCAAATTAGAAATTAAATCTAAAAAAAGAAAATAG
- the folB gene encoding dihydroneopterin aldolase, with amino-acid sequence MGKISLEGMEFFAKHGVYEQERVIGNRYRVDVEVEASLWQAALSDKVEDTIDYGKIYHIVEKEIYKPAHLLEHLAGNILNHLFLQIVEIEKAQVSVYKYNAPIGGLCTWAKVTLSKSRSEK; translated from the coding sequence ATGGGAAAAATCAGTTTAGAAGGCATGGAATTTTTCGCCAAACATGGCGTATATGAGCAAGAGCGCGTTATCGGCAATCGCTATCGCGTAGATGTGGAAGTGGAAGCCTCACTTTGGCAGGCAGCATTGAGCGACAAGGTCGAGGATACGATAGATTATGGAAAAATTTATCATATCGTAGAAAAAGAAATCTATAAGCCCGCTCACCTTTTAGAGCATTTGGCAGGCAATATTTTAAACCATCTTTTTCTACAAATTGTGGAAATAGAAAAAGCGCAAGTAAGCGTCTATAAGTACAATGCACCCATTGGGGGGCTTTGCACTTGGGCAAAAGTTACGCTTTCAAAGAGCCGCAGCGAAAAGTAG